In Streptomyces longhuiensis, the following proteins share a genomic window:
- a CDS encoding arsenate reductase ArsC: MNTPAEQPSVLFVCVHNAGRSQMAAAFLARLAGDRIQVRSAGSAPAVTVNPAVVEAMAEVGIDVSAEVPKVLKVEAVQASDVVITVGCGDTCPVFPGKRYLDWELQDPAGQGVDAVRPIRDEIEKRIRGLIDEIAPPVGP, encoded by the coding sequence ATGAACACCCCTGCTGAGCAGCCGTCCGTGCTCTTCGTGTGCGTCCACAACGCCGGGCGCTCCCAGATGGCCGCCGCATTCCTCGCGCGCCTGGCGGGCGACCGCATCCAGGTGCGCTCCGCCGGGTCGGCGCCCGCCGTGACGGTCAACCCGGCCGTCGTCGAAGCCATGGCGGAGGTCGGTATCGACGTCTCGGCCGAGGTCCCCAAGGTGCTCAAGGTCGAAGCCGTGCAAGCCTCCGACGTGGTCATCACGGTGGGCTGCGGCGACACCTGCCCTGTCTTCCCCGGTAAGCGGTACCTCGACTGGGAGCTCCAGGACCCGGCCGGGCAGGGTGTCGACGCCGTACGGCCCATCCGCGACGAGATCGAAAAGCGCATCCGTGGCCTGATCGACGAGATCGCCCCGCCGGTCGGACCCTGA
- a CDS encoding HAD family hydrolase, whose protein sequence is MSATPVTLVASDLDRTLIYSAAALGLTMPDARAPRLLCVEVYEGKPLSYVTEDAAALLGELGRSALFVPTTTRTREQYGRIHLPGPAPRFAICANGGHLLVDGVSDPDWRAGVDERLAAECAPLDEVRAHLVRTADPAWLLKERVAEDLFAYLVVERSLLPEGWVKELAVWAESRGWTVSLQGRKIYAVPKPLTKSAAMREVARRSGADLTLAAGDSLLDADLLLAADHAWRPGHGELADVGWTAPHVTALEDRGVAAGETILRELIGEVRNPRTHP, encoded by the coding sequence GTGAGCGCGACGCCCGTCACCCTGGTCGCCAGCGACCTCGACCGCACCCTGATCTACTCCGCCGCAGCCCTCGGCCTGACCATGCCCGACGCCCGGGCACCGCGCCTGCTGTGTGTCGAGGTCTACGAGGGCAAGCCTCTCTCCTACGTCACCGAGGACGCGGCCGCGCTGCTCGGCGAACTCGGCCGCAGCGCGCTCTTCGTCCCGACCACGACCCGCACCCGCGAGCAGTACGGACGCATCCATCTCCCGGGCCCCGCACCGCGGTTCGCGATCTGCGCCAACGGCGGGCACCTGCTGGTGGACGGGGTGTCCGACCCGGACTGGCGTGCCGGTGTGGACGAGCGGCTCGCCGCCGAGTGCGCGCCGCTCGACGAGGTGCGGGCGCATCTGGTGCGGACGGCCGACCCGGCGTGGCTCCTGAAGGAACGCGTCGCCGAGGACCTCTTCGCGTATCTCGTGGTCGAGCGGTCCCTGCTCCCGGAGGGCTGGGTCAAGGAACTCGCCGTGTGGGCGGAGAGCCGCGGCTGGACGGTCTCCCTCCAGGGCCGCAAGATCTACGCCGTCCCGAAGCCGCTCACCAAGAGTGCGGCCATGCGTGAGGTGGCCCGCCGCTCGGGCGCCGACCTGACGCTGGCGGCCGGCGACTCCCTGCTCGACGCGGACCTGCTCCTCGCGGCCGACCACGCCTGGCGCCCCGGCCACGGCGAGCTGGCGGACGTGGGCTGGACGGCACCGCACGTCACGGCCCTGGAGGACCGGGGTGTCGCGGCGGGCGAGACGATCCTGCGGGAACTGATCGGGGAGGTCCGGAACCCCCGCACGCACCCGTAG
- a CDS encoding DUF4383 domain-containing protein — MATHVPKIRPTRFRHQRVVLDDHLPVDHGLSKVYRIGAGLMGLVLVAFGILGLIDHIGFFDTGGDRVAGLNTNGALSVLSICVGLILFAGMVIGRNVASTINMTFGILFILSGFVNLALLQTGYNFLAFQIQNVLFSFVVGVMLMAFGMYGRVSGTLPHDNPYWRARHPEAAAREDRSRAARPPHPTPEVAKAAGATELSGAIGTTKITDGPGAPRIIDK; from the coding sequence ATGGCCACGCATGTACCCAAGATCCGCCCCACCCGGTTCCGGCACCAGCGCGTCGTCCTCGACGATCATCTGCCCGTCGACCACGGGCTCAGCAAGGTCTACCGGATAGGCGCGGGTCTGATGGGGCTCGTGCTGGTCGCCTTCGGCATTCTGGGGCTCATCGATCACATCGGATTCTTCGACACCGGCGGTGACCGGGTCGCCGGCCTGAACACCAACGGCGCCCTCAGCGTCCTGTCGATCTGCGTCGGCCTGATCCTCTTCGCGGGCATGGTCATCGGACGGAACGTCGCCTCGACGATCAACATGACCTTCGGCATCCTGTTCATCCTCAGCGGCTTCGTGAACCTCGCCCTTCTCCAGACCGGCTACAACTTCCTCGCGTTCCAGATCCAGAACGTGCTGTTCAGCTTCGTGGTCGGCGTGATGCTCATGGCCTTCGGGATGTACGGGCGCGTCAGCGGGACGCTGCCGCACGACAACCCGTACTGGCGTGCGCGCCATCCGGAAGCCGCCGCCCGCGAGGACCGCTCCCGCGCCGCCCGGCCGCCGCACCCCACCCCTGAGGTCGCCAAAGCCGCCGGGGCCACCGAGCTCTCCGGCGCCATCGGGACCACAAAGATCACTGATGGGCCCGGGGCGCCGAGAATAATTGATAAATAA
- the dgoD gene encoding galactonate dehydratase, with protein MKIARIETFLAPPRWMFVRVETDEGVVGWGEPVVEGRAEPVRAAVEVLAEHLIGQDPLRVEDHWQVMTKGGFYRGGPVLSSAVAGLDQALWDIKGKTYGQPVHQLLGGPVRERIRAYAWVGGDEPSEVRDAVNAQVEAGFTAVKMNAGGRMTPLATREEVRACLSRAETAREVLGDERDFALDFHGRVSPANARRLLPLLAEYAPLFVEEPVLSEHMHAVPDLVNASNIPIALGERLFTRREFLAPLEAGVAVVQPDISHAGGISELRRIAALAEMYGAHIAPHCPLGPVALAASLQVAFTTPNFLIQEQSIGIHYNKDAELLDYVTDREPFRFVGGSLLRTERPGLGVDIDEAAVRAADARGHAWRNPVWRYEDGSFAEW; from the coding sequence GTGAAGATCGCCCGCATCGAGACCTTCCTCGCCCCGCCCCGCTGGATGTTCGTCCGCGTGGAGACCGACGAAGGGGTCGTCGGCTGGGGCGAGCCCGTCGTCGAGGGGCGCGCGGAGCCGGTGCGAGCCGCCGTCGAGGTGCTCGCCGAACATCTGATCGGCCAGGACCCGCTGCGCGTCGAGGACCACTGGCAGGTCATGACCAAGGGCGGCTTCTACCGCGGCGGGCCGGTCCTGTCGTCCGCCGTCGCCGGGCTCGACCAGGCGCTGTGGGACATCAAGGGCAAGACGTACGGGCAGCCGGTGCACCAGTTGCTCGGCGGGCCGGTGCGCGAGCGGATCCGCGCGTACGCCTGGGTGGGCGGGGACGAGCCGAGCGAGGTCAGGGACGCGGTGAACGCCCAGGTCGAGGCCGGGTTCACGGCGGTGAAGATGAACGCCGGCGGGCGCATGACGCCGCTCGCCACACGCGAGGAGGTCCGCGCGTGCCTGTCACGCGCGGAGACTGCCCGTGAAGTCCTCGGCGACGAACGGGACTTCGCGCTCGACTTCCACGGCCGCGTCTCCCCCGCGAACGCCCGCCGACTGCTCCCGCTGCTCGCCGAGTACGCGCCCCTGTTCGTCGAGGAGCCCGTTCTCTCCGAGCACATGCACGCCGTCCCCGACCTGGTGAACGCCTCCAACATCCCGATCGCGCTCGGCGAACGGCTCTTCACCCGACGGGAGTTCCTCGCCCCGCTGGAGGCCGGCGTCGCCGTGGTGCAACCCGACATCTCGCACGCGGGCGGCATCTCCGAGCTGCGCCGCATCGCCGCGCTCGCCGAGATGTACGGGGCCCACATCGCGCCGCACTGCCCGCTCGGCCCCGTGGCCCTCGCCGCGAGCCTCCAAGTCGCCTTCACCACACCGAACTTCCTGATTCAGGAGCAGTCGATCGGCATCCACTACAACAAGGACGCCGAACTTCTCGACTACGTCACCGACCGCGAGCCGTTCCGCTTCGTCGGGGGATCACTGCTGCGCACCGAACGGCCCGGCCTCGGCGTGGACATCGACGAGGCGGCCGTGCGCGCCGCCGACGCCAGGGGGCACGCCTGGCGCAACCCCGTGTGGCGGTACGAGGACGGCTCGTTCGCCGAGTGGTGA
- a CDS encoding ArsI/CadI family heavy metal resistance metalloenzyme, with translation MSRVQLALRVSDLEASITFYSKLFGTEPAKRREGYANFAITEPPLKLVLIEGGPGEETRLDHLGVEVESTDQVCAATTRLKDAGLATFAENDTSCCYALQDKVWVHGPGKEPWEVYVVKADADTLGKSADPAAAGDGCCTTQAAVETDPAAAGCACGQ, from the coding sequence ATGTCCCGCGTCCAGCTCGCCCTGCGTGTCAGCGACCTCGAAGCGTCGATCACCTTCTACTCGAAGCTGTTCGGCACCGAGCCCGCAAAGCGGCGCGAGGGCTACGCCAACTTCGCCATCACCGAGCCCCCGCTCAAGCTCGTCCTGATCGAGGGCGGCCCCGGCGAGGAGACCCGACTCGACCACCTGGGCGTCGAAGTGGAGTCCACCGACCAGGTCTGTGCGGCCACCACCCGGCTCAAGGACGCCGGCCTCGCCACCTTCGCGGAGAACGACACCTCCTGCTGCTACGCCCTCCAGGACAAGGTGTGGGTCCACGGCCCTGGCAAGGAGCCGTGGGAGGTGTACGTGGTCAAGGCCGACGCCGACACACTCGGCAAGAGCGCCGACCCCGCCGCTGCCGGCGACGGCTGCTGCACGACCCAGGCCGCCGTGGAAACCGACCCCGCGGCCGCGGGCTGTGCCTGCGGACAATGA
- a CDS encoding PQQ-binding-like beta-propeller repeat protein, with the protein MNTLDVSERTVVAAFGDGRLMGVDLSTGKPLWHVDIQHAKGHRTTALASGQALTEAPGAVRAFAERDGRSLWTAKTPKSCPDGLLITAYALPGHLSVVPLVCNVTNPDRGTYNLLLGIDNRTGKVLWQRHTAAPKLMVRAGEHTLVIPDEDHPPAVQLLDVNRQGATARALTAADAWNAVAAGGGIVLSAIDPGSRSEEEHDTLLRAYGARDGHLAWQLRAPTGQEYGFPEIADGRVYVVRQPFLTGTDTGRRIRADLLVLDSGTGRLLYTLRLPAMTVPDESRELDVRDTGDGAVSIGWHDNEGDVLIATD; encoded by the coding sequence GTGAATACGCTCGACGTGTCGGAACGCACCGTGGTGGCCGCCTTCGGCGACGGGAGGCTCATGGGCGTCGATCTGAGCACGGGCAAGCCGCTGTGGCACGTAGACATCCAGCATGCCAAGGGGCATCGGACCACGGCGCTCGCCAGCGGCCAAGCTCTCACCGAGGCCCCCGGTGCCGTGCGTGCCTTCGCCGAGCGCGACGGCCGGAGTCTGTGGACTGCGAAGACGCCCAAATCCTGCCCCGACGGACTCCTGATCACTGCGTACGCCCTACCGGGCCACCTGAGCGTCGTCCCTTTGGTCTGCAACGTGACGAACCCCGACAGGGGCACGTACAACCTCCTGCTCGGCATCGACAACCGCACGGGCAAGGTTCTGTGGCAGCGGCACACCGCGGCCCCCAAGCTGATGGTCAGGGCAGGCGAGCACACGCTGGTCATCCCTGATGAGGACCACCCGCCGGCCGTTCAGCTGCTCGACGTGAACCGCCAGGGAGCCACTGCGCGTGCTCTCACTGCCGCGGATGCGTGGAACGCGGTCGCCGCGGGAGGCGGCATCGTACTGTCGGCCATCGACCCCGGTAGCCGATCCGAGGAGGAACACGACACTCTTCTGCGCGCCTACGGCGCCCGGGACGGACACCTTGCCTGGCAGCTGCGGGCGCCGACCGGCCAGGAGTACGGGTTCCCCGAGATCGCCGACGGCCGGGTGTACGTCGTACGCCAGCCGTTCCTCACTGGAACGGACACAGGTCGCCGGATCCGCGCCGACCTGCTCGTCCTCGACTCGGGCACCGGACGGCTCCTCTACACCCTGCGACTGCCGGCCATGACCGTTCCGGACGAGAGCAGGGAACTCGACGTACGTGACACTGGCGACGGGGCAGTGAGCATCGGCTGGCATGACAATGAGGGAGACGTGCTGATCGCCACGGACTGA
- a CDS encoding FadR/GntR family transcriptional regulator has translation MTRKDRGAPRTDSPSRDGAPGVSYTGRGVHRIAVEALARRIFDGTYAEGDLLDLPGLMAELDVSQTVLREAIKVLTTKGLLDARQKRGTFVRPRDDWNLLDSDVLRWTIDSGAPGAFFTDLLELRRAVEPAAAALAALHRTDADLAALDAALSAMAAAEQTPVMTDAVMTEGDPVLAVRADASFHTALLTASGNPFFAQMRRVIIPALVVRDRLVHAGRHEHPLPAHARVADRVRARDQDGAFAAMLDVIELSRRGHP, from the coding sequence ATGACGCGCAAGGACAGGGGCGCCCCGCGCACGGACAGCCCGAGCCGGGACGGCGCACCCGGGGTCTCGTACACCGGACGCGGCGTCCATCGGATCGCCGTGGAGGCGCTCGCGCGGCGGATCTTCGACGGGACGTACGCGGAGGGGGATCTCCTCGATCTGCCGGGGCTCATGGCCGAGCTGGACGTCAGCCAGACGGTGCTGCGCGAGGCGATCAAGGTGCTGACCACCAAGGGCCTGCTGGACGCCCGGCAGAAGCGGGGGACGTTCGTACGCCCGCGAGACGACTGGAACCTCCTCGACAGCGACGTACTGCGCTGGACGATCGACTCCGGCGCGCCCGGCGCCTTCTTCACCGACCTCCTCGAACTCCGCCGCGCCGTCGAGCCCGCCGCGGCCGCGCTCGCCGCGCTGCACCGCACGGACGCGGATCTCGCCGCCCTCGACGCCGCACTGAGCGCGATGGCCGCCGCCGAGCAGACTCCCGTCATGACCGACGCCGTCATGACCGAAGGCGACCCCGTTCTCGCCGTGCGCGCCGACGCCTCCTTCCACACGGCGCTCCTCACCGCCTCCGGCAACCCCTTCTTCGCGCAGATGCGGCGCGTCATCATCCCGGCCCTGGTCGTACGGGACCGCCTCGTGCACGCCGGACGGCACGAGCACCCGCTGCCCGCCCACGCCCGGGTCGCCGACCGCGTACGCGCGCGGGACCAGGACGGCGCGTTCGCGGCGATGCTCGACGTGATCGAACTGTCCCGGCGCGGACACCCCTGA
- a CDS encoding sugar kinase → MTAPGPTSGSSPHSVVSPAASPTTSPAASPAASPVDVLTFGETMVALRGHGPFKLGGSMDLSVAGAESNVAIGLTRLGHSVRWAGAVGADEAGELVLRTLRAEGVDTSCVTRDTGAPTGLILFEPRLPEVTRVQYYRAGSAGSRLDADRVERAFAAGPPPRVLHLTGITPALGTSARDACRRALRLAREHGVPVSLDANYRSRLWSSEEAAAELRDWIPYVDVLIASDDELPLCAPPGPDAVKALLDLGVREVVVKLGADGALAHSADGELRVPARPVRAVDAVGAGDAFVAGYLSALLDGEDIAACLDRAVTTGAFAVAQPGDWEGAPTRTELGLLGAGQGTVVR, encoded by the coding sequence ATGACGGCGCCGGGACCGACTTCGGGGTCGAGCCCGCACTCGGTCGTCTCCCCTGCTGCTTCTCCCACCACGTCCCCCGCCGCCTCCCCCGCCGCCTCCCCTGTCGACGTGCTCACCTTCGGCGAGACCATGGTCGCCCTGCGCGGCCACGGGCCGTTCAAGCTGGGCGGCTCGATGGACCTGTCCGTCGCGGGCGCCGAGTCGAACGTCGCCATCGGGCTCACCCGGCTCGGCCACAGCGTCCGCTGGGCGGGCGCGGTCGGCGCCGACGAGGCGGGTGAACTGGTCCTGCGCACACTGCGCGCCGAAGGCGTCGACACGTCCTGCGTCACCCGCGACACCGGCGCCCCTACGGGCCTGATCCTGTTCGAGCCGCGGCTGCCCGAGGTGACGCGGGTCCAGTACTACCGCGCGGGCTCGGCGGGTTCCCGGCTCGACGCCGACCGCGTCGAGCGGGCCTTCGCGGCCGGTCCACCGCCCCGCGTCCTGCATCTGACGGGGATCACGCCCGCGCTCGGCACCTCCGCGCGCGACGCGTGCCGGCGCGCCCTGCGGCTCGCCCGCGAACACGGCGTTCCGGTCAGCCTGGACGCCAACTACCGCTCTCGACTGTGGAGTTCGGAGGAGGCCGCCGCCGAACTGCGCGACTGGATCCCGTACGTGGACGTCCTCATCGCCTCCGACGACGAGCTGCCGCTGTGCGCGCCGCCCGGGCCGGACGCGGTCAAGGCCCTCCTCGATCTCGGGGTGCGCGAGGTCGTCGTCAAGCTCGGCGCCGACGGGGCGCTCGCTCACTCGGCCGACGGTGAGCTACGTGTCCCGGCCCGGCCGGTGCGCGCGGTGGACGCCGTCGGGGCCGGTGACGCCTTCGTCGCCGGCTATCTCTCCGCGCTCCTCGACGGCGAGGACATCGCCGCGTGCCTCGACCGCGCCGTGACGACCGGCGCCTTCGCGGTCGCGCAGCCGGGCGACTGGGAGGGGGCGCCCACGCGGACGGAACTGGGGCTGCTCGGGGCGGGCCAGGGCACCGTCGTGCGCTGA
- a CDS encoding FmdB family zinc ribbon protein, translated as MPRYEYRCRTCGDTFELSRPMAESSAPADCPAGHDDTVKLLSTVAVGGTASTSAPARPAGGGGGGGGCCGGGCCG; from the coding sequence ATGCCACGCTACGAGTACCGCTGCCGGACCTGCGGCGACACGTTCGAACTGAGCCGCCCGATGGCCGAGTCCTCGGCCCCCGCGGACTGCCCCGCGGGCCACGACGACACGGTGAAGCTGCTGTCGACGGTCGCCGTGGGCGGCACCGCATCGACCTCCGCCCCGGCCCGCCCCGCGGGCGGCGGGGGCGGAGGCGGAGGCTGCTGCGGCGGGGGTTGCTGCGGGTGA
- a CDS encoding NUDIX domain-containing protein translates to MAANEHEAKMAHPRMAAGALFFDAEGRVLMVEPTYKDYWEIPGGYVETGESPLQAAVREVEEELGITPPLGRLLAVDWAPSTGEGDKVLYLFDGGQLTPESLAAVTLQADELKDLAFLSPDEINRRTIPRLARRIFAAVEARSKATPIYLEHGQQPE, encoded by the coding sequence ATGGCAGCGAATGAGCACGAGGCGAAGATGGCGCATCCGCGCATGGCAGCGGGTGCGCTCTTCTTTGATGCCGAGGGGCGCGTCCTCATGGTCGAGCCCACGTACAAGGACTACTGGGAGATCCCTGGCGGCTACGTCGAGACGGGGGAGTCGCCGCTACAGGCTGCCGTTCGGGAGGTGGAGGAGGAGTTGGGGATCACTCCTCCGCTGGGGCGCCTGCTTGCCGTCGACTGGGCGCCCAGCACCGGCGAGGGGGACAAGGTGCTGTACCTCTTCGATGGCGGTCAGCTCACGCCGGAGAGCCTGGCCGCGGTGACCTTGCAAGCGGATGAGCTCAAAGACCTTGCCTTCCTCTCTCCCGACGAGATCAACAGGCGCACGATTCCCCGTTTGGCCCGTCGCATCTTCGCCGCCGTAGAGGCCCGATCCAAGGCGACGCCGATCTACCTCGAGCATGGTCAGCAGCCCGAATAA
- a CDS encoding bifunctional 4-hydroxy-2-oxoglutarate aldolase/2-dehydro-3-deoxy-phosphogluconate aldolase has protein sequence MDFTTALRAERLVAIVRGSDPDASFRTVMTLAEAGIPLVEVSLSGRDALTVIRRARDELGDDVWLGAGTVLTAEDAREAAAAGANLIVTPGLGPGVDESLRQGLPVLAGVLTPTDVIAAEASGATALKIFPASAMGGPSYLKALRGPFPRTPFVPVGGVDAAAATAYLENGAIAVGVGSPLIGDAADGGDLGGLRRRAAEFKTVCG, from the coding sequence ATGGACTTCACTACCGCACTGCGCGCCGAGCGCCTCGTGGCGATCGTCCGGGGAAGCGATCCGGACGCGTCGTTCCGCACGGTCATGACCCTGGCCGAGGCCGGAATCCCGCTGGTGGAGGTGTCGCTCAGCGGCCGTGACGCCCTCACGGTGATCCGCAGGGCGCGGGACGAGCTCGGCGACGACGTCTGGCTGGGCGCGGGCACGGTCCTGACCGCCGAGGACGCCCGCGAGGCGGCCGCGGCCGGGGCGAACCTCATCGTGACGCCCGGGCTCGGCCCCGGCGTCGACGAGTCCCTGCGGCAGGGCCTGCCCGTGCTCGCCGGGGTGCTCACCCCGACCGACGTCATCGCGGCCGAGGCGTCGGGAGCGACAGCCCTGAAGATCTTCCCGGCGTCGGCGATGGGCGGCCCGTCGTATCTGAAGGCGCTACGGGGGCCGTTCCCCCGGACGCCGTTCGTGCCGGTGGGCGGGGTCGACGCGGCGGCGGCGACCGCCTATCTGGAGAACGGCGCGATCGCGGTCGGGGTCGGCTCGCCGCTCATCGGCGACGCGGCGGACGGCGGGGACCTGGGTGGGCTGCGCAGGCGGGCGGCCGAGTTCAAGACGGTGTGCGGATGA
- a CDS encoding SCO4225 family membrane protein, whose translation MNARTLSRLTFTNAASAVYLGIVGASVVFEVAAALLADPGIVGIWPFLLTAPTSLLAAGVVGAVWGVDAPIWYLVSGVIISALVQSFALGALLEALRGRRRGITRPSRF comes from the coding sequence ATGAACGCTCGCACTCTGTCGCGTCTGACCTTCACCAATGCTGCTTCTGCCGTCTATCTGGGGATCGTCGGCGCGTCCGTCGTGTTCGAGGTGGCTGCCGCGCTGCTCGCGGATCCCGGAATCGTCGGGATATGGCCGTTCCTTCTCACCGCCCCTACTTCCTTGCTGGCGGCAGGGGTCGTCGGGGCGGTTTGGGGTGTGGATGCGCCCATCTGGTACCTGGTCAGCGGGGTCATCATCAGCGCTTTGGTCCAGTCGTTCGCCCTGGGAGCGCTCCTGGAAGCTCTGCGCGGTCGTCGCCGAGGGATCACCCGTCCGAGCCGCTTCTGA